GTCGTCGTCGGCGAATTTCGGGTGCCGCACCGCGTCCTCGAGGAGCGCGGCGTAGCGCGTGAGGTTGTCGCGATGGATCACGCCGAAGAAGGTCGTCATCTCCTTGGCGACCTGCACGCGGATGTCCCCGGCGATCGGGTAGAGAGCGTCGATGATCTCGGGATAGGTCTTCGACTGCGTGGCCCCCTCGGCCATCATCGTGGCGGTGAGGGCGGCGAGCCCCTCCTTGCCGGCGGGATCGTCCTGCGAACCGCTCCGGAAGACGAGACGCACCGCGACGAGCGGCGAAGCCGGCGAGGGGAGGAGCACGCGGTCCATTGCGCCGGTTGCGGGCCCCGCGGGCGCAGCGGCGCCTGCCGGCGCGGCGGCCACCGAGAGGGAGAGCAGCGCGATTGCGATCGTCGTCTTCACTTCGATTCTCCTTTCTCGGAAGCGTTCTCCTTCGGCGGCTGGAGCAGCACGACCGTGCGGTTCGAGGCCGCGAAGTACTTCCGTGCGGCCTCGGAGACGTCCTTCGGAGTGATCGTTCCGAACAGCGCGTAGTAGTCGTTGAACGCGTCGGGGCGGCCGGAGAGCGCGACCGAGTAGGCGGCGGTCACCGCGACGCGGTCCGCCGTGTTCAGGCCGCGGGCGAACGCGTACCGCAGGTGCGAGACGGTCTCGGCGACGGTCTTCGCGTCGGGCGGGTTCGCCGCGATCTTCGCGATCTCGTTCTCGATGTCCTTCTCGACTGCCGGCACGTCCTTCTCCTGCTTGACGCGGGCGACCACCTCGAACAGGAACGGGTCGCGGTGGTTCTCCGCGCCTCCCTCGAGATCGTCGACTTTCTGCTCGTCGAGGACGAGCCGTTTGTGGAGCGGCGCGCGGTCGGAGAAGAGGAGCTCGGAAAGCACGTCGAGCGCCGGGCCGTCCTTCGACGTCGTCGAGAACGCCGGCGTGTGGTACCCCATGAAGACGACCGGGAGCGAGGCCGATTTCCACTGCACGACCCCGCGCTCCTCCTTCTTCTGGGGCGGCTCGGCGGGGACGGCCGGCCGCGCCGGTCCCTTCTTCCATCCGCCGTACGCCTTCTCGGCGAGCGCGAAGAATTTCGCCGAATCGACGTCGCCGGCGACGATCACCTGGACGTTGTCGGGACGGTAGTACCGGTCGAAGAACTGCCTCGAATAGTCGTACTGGTTCGGCATGTCTTCGACGTCCTTGAGGAACCCGATCGTCGTGTGCTTGTAGGTGTGGCTCGAGAACGCGAGGTCGCGGAGCTTCTCGTCGAGGGGCTGGAACGGGTTCGACGCCCCCTTGTTGTATTCGCCGAGGATTGCCCGCGACTCTTTCTGGAAGGCGGCGTCGGTGTACTGCAGGTGCTGGAAGCGGTCCGCCTCGATGTCGACGATCGTCGGGAGCGACTCCTTCCCGGCGAGCAGGTGGTAGACGGTGAGGTCGTCGGACGTGAATGCGTTCGAATCGGCGCCGATCTCCTTGACGATCTCGTTGTATCGGTCCGCCGGATACTTCTCGGTTCCCCGGAACATCATGTGCTCGAAGAAATGGGCGAAGCCGGTGTGCCCCGGCTCGACCTCGTTGCGCGAGCCCGTCCGCGCGACCGTGTAGTAGGCGATGAGCCCCGGCGAGTCGTAATGGACGGCGTAGAGGTGCAGGCCGTTGGCGAGAATCTTCCGGTCGATCCGGAACGGGAAAGCCTTTTCGGCGGCGGCCGCCGCCTTCGGGTGCGGCGTGGGCCGGGCGGGAGCGGGCGCTCCGGCGGCGGCGGCGCCCCACAGCAGGACGGCCGCGAGGGTGAAGGGCTTCATGGTTCCTCCAATCATCGAAGGCTTCGATCCTAACAGCGGCGAA
This region of Thermoanaerobaculia bacterium genomic DNA includes:
- a CDS encoding pitrilysin family protein, with amino-acid sequence MKPFTLAAVLLWGAAAAGAPAPARPTPHPKAAAAAEKAFPFRIDRKILANGLHLYAVHYDSPGLIAYYTVARTGSRNEVEPGHTGFAHFFEHMMFRGTEKYPADRYNEIVKEIGADSNAFTSDDLTVYHLLAGKESLPTIVDIEADRFQHLQYTDAAFQKESRAILGEYNKGASNPFQPLDEKLRDLAFSSHTYKHTTIGFLKDVEDMPNQYDYSRQFFDRYYRPDNVQVIVAGDVDSAKFFALAEKAYGGWKKGPARPAVPAEPPQKKEERGVVQWKSASLPVVFMGYHTPAFSTTSKDGPALDVLSELLFSDRAPLHKRLVLDEQKVDDLEGGAENHRDPFLFEVVARVKQEKDVPAVEKDIENEIAKIAANPPDAKTVAETVSHLRYAFARGLNTADRVAVTAAYSVALSGRPDAFNDYYALFGTITPKDVSEAARKYFAASNRTVVLLQPPKENASEKGESK